From the Aphelocoma coerulescens isolate FSJ_1873_10779 chromosome 23, UR_Acoe_1.0, whole genome shotgun sequence genome, the window GCAGCCACTGCCACATGCTCCAGCCCCCGAGGCCAACAGTTCGACAAgcaaccaaaaaataaaaaaaatgtgcaAATTGAGAAGGAGCTGGGGGGTTGTGGGGACCAGGGCAGGGGGCACGCTGGGTGCTAGTGCCCCTTGAGGTGAGCAATCCGTTTGAGCAGCTGGTTCTGGcgcagctgcagctgccgcttCTCGGCTGCCATCCTCCTCTCAGCACTGATGAGGGACTGCAGGTACTCCGAGGATTTGCTCAGGATCACcactttgggggttttggggcagctGGCGAGCCCGGGCACCTGGTCCCGCAGGGCCAGGAAGCGCGAGCGCAGGTCGTTGCGCCGTTTGCGCTCCAGGTAGTTGTGGTTTTTCCTCTTGGCCACGTCCTCGCTGTCggagccagggctgctgctgggttTTGGCAGGCTGGGCTCAGGCAGGACCACGGCAGGGGCTGGCTCCACAGCACCGGGTGGCTCGTCCtcctcctggtcctgctggggtGACTCCGGCAGGGGACACGAGTCCGGCGGCGAGCGTGCGGCGtagttgtgctgctgctggtggacGGAGATGTGGAAGCGTTTCATGCAGGGGTCCAGGGGGTCGGCACGGAGCGTGATGGTGACCGGCTTCCTCAGGCTGAGCGATTGTCTCTTGTCCACCGTCACCACGTCGATCTCTTCACCTTCTGCTCGCAACCGACATGGCAAAGAAAGAACAAATCCCCGTCAGCTGGGAACCCTCAGTCACCCCTCGtcacctctctgggcatccccacagctccctgggGATGGAAACTCCACTAAAGCTTGCTCATGCACTGCAAACTCTGTGACCTCCAGAAGGGTCGGAGTGATTTAAGTGCCCTTCCAATACCATCACGTGGGAAGGAGTGGAATTCCCTCCCTATTTCATGTGCCTGGTCCCCCAAAATTGGACGGCGAGGCTTGACTTCTGCCTCACTTCAGCACCAGGAGCAACACATGTTCATCATAAAGGATCATCAGGCAAGAATCACCCGAGCCCTCCTTCGTGTCGGAGGGGGGaactggaggagcaggatgctgGGACAGCCTGGTTCCAAAGTTCATCCCGGTCGGGCGCTTTCATGGCCCATTGGAATTGTAAATGAGGGATAGAAGGGCAGAAATACCCTTTGTTCCCCTTGGCTGCAGCTTCCCACCTCGGTGACTTGTTACTTTTCACAAGTGATAAAGCCCATTCAGCCCCGGCTTcccggggacagaggggacaatCCCCCGctgtgcagggagggagggagaggtgaAGAGGTCCCTACAGCAGACTCTGAACCTCAAAGGCATCTCAAGCCCAGGAACAGAAAGACCTAAATAAAGCATAACTGGCCCCAAAGCACCCTGCCTGTTGCCACTGCAGTTGTCCCATGCCAGCAAAGCCCGGTGGCAGGAAGCTGGCTTTGGGGACAGCGAGGTGACCAGGCTGCAGACACAACCGCGGTCGCTCTCACTTTAGGGGATGGGCCTCCAACTTTTTCCCCTAGGCTTTGGGGGAAAATACAGCCACTTGCTAAAGCTCCCCCGAGATGCTCAAACCTCCACCAGCATCGTGGGCAGAGGCCTGGCCCCCACCCTCCTGTGAGGGGACCAGTGGTGGGCTCCTGCTAGCGGCCCCAGCCGATACCCCAAACCGTCCAGGCTTTGGGGGCTCAACCCAAcaagcccaaacctctctgctACTGGAGCTACCGGGATGGGGGGGTCACTCATCGGTGTCACAACCCGCGCGGTCTCAGCCCCGGACACACACGCGCTCATTAATAAAAGTCAGACCGCGTAGCCCCGCCCTCTGCAGCCTCCCATTGGCTACCCCGCGGGGCCGGCCTGCTGTCCTGCCACCCCATTGGTCCGCGCTCCTGTCCATCAGCACCGCCCCTCTCATTGTTTGCAATCTGTTGCTTTTTGTTCGGCGCCCACGTGGCGCGGCCGGACCCCTCCGGGacccccgcggccccgggacCCCACCGGGACCCCTCCGGCATCCCCGCGGCCCCCGCCAGGCCCCCGCATATTTGGGTTAAGCCTCTTAACGCCCGCGACCTGGCTTACCGTCCCCGGGCTACTAATGGCATTAAGCCCCGCGCCGTGACTCACCGGCGCAGGTGGCGGGCCACCGGCAGATTTATTAACGGGGTCACGGCACCGCTCCCACGGCAGCCGAGTGGGCCCGGCCTCGGTGGGAGCGAGGGAAACAACGCACGGGCCCCGACGGGGCTACGGGGCTTGTGGAGAGCCGGGGGGCGTTCGCAAATAAGCGCCGAAAATTGGCGTGACATTGGAGAGATGCGGGGCAGTGGCACCACGCTGCCCTCGGCGGGTGGGTGTCGGGGGTCCCAGTCCGACCCCTGTGTaaacacccacacacacacaccccacgCGGGACAGGCGGACgtgccccggggctgggctgggacacgCCACAGCCGGTGCGGCTGTTCCAGCCCGTCCTACCGAGCCACCGCCTCGGGGGACACGCCGCTGCTCCCAaacctgctgcccacagggcATATTTTGCCTTTCGTCCCGAGGGAAGCCCGTCCCGGGTGGGCCgggggagggagcagggggagCAGCCGAATTTACGAGCCggcggcagagcgcggtgcagCGCTTGGAACCCCAAACTTTCCACGGTGAGCTGCAAACTTGCCCTCCGACCTTCCCACGAGGTTTCCGTGAGGCCgggaagagggaaaggggcCACCAGAGTCCCACGCAACAGCCGGAGACAGCCCCACGCCGCCTCCCGAGAGGGGCAGGGGGTTCCCCAGCAGAAACCCCGCTGGAAAGGGGAGCAGCCGAGCCCGCTTTGTTCGTGGGGCCAGGACCGGGGCTCGCTTGGAGTCTCAACAAAGGCGCAGCCTGGCTGGGAGGCTCCCGACACGCACATGTGTGGACACGCGTGTTCCCCACGCCGGGCTCCAGCAAGGCTGGGGGCACCCGGCTGGGCAGCTCGGCGGCGGAGCGGCTCCATCCCTTACCGGAATCGCTCTGGCCCTCGGATCCCGAGGATGCGGGGATCTTGCTCTCGGCCAGCGGGCAAAGGAAGACGGCAGCGGGATCCACGCACTCGCTCACGGAGCTGCTGAACCCAAAATCCTGCGCGAAGGACGGTTTGTGCGGGGTGGCTCTCTGCGTGCCCGTGGAAAGTTTCTCCGTCATCGCCTTCTCCAGTCTCTCCCGCGCTGAAAATCCGCTCCACATGCAATCCTTGAGGATGAAAGCGCTCAGGTTCCCGAAGATCTGCCCCGTCCCTATGAGATACTCCGGCTCTTCCCCGGAGAGGCAGTATCGGGAGAGCCATCCCGAGCGCTCCTCCGCCCCCGAGCAGCACCCCTTCTCCCCGGGGACAgccagcggggacagcgggggcgtgGGGACCAGCTCGAACTTCTTCCAGATGTCCTCGCTGGGCGCCGTGGAGCGGTGGAAATCCTCCTGGGCGTCGTGATCGTAGAAGTAGTGCTGGTACGAGTCAAACTCCATCTCGGCTGGGGAAGGGGGCGGCCGAGAGAAAAACGGGGGCACCCCCGAGAGCCGCTCTCAGGagaggggcagccccagggatgaGGGGGGACCCCCACCCCGGCGCCAGCCCCCGAGCCGGGACCGCGGGCGCATTGTTCCCCCCCGCTCTTATAGCCCGGCCGCggagcccggccccgcccccaccaATCGCCGCGCTGGGATTTGCATAAAGGGCGTGGTCGTGCCCTGTGCCACGCCCACCCGGGGGGACACAgtgagggggggtccccggtCCCGCTCCCGGGGATGCTCACGGGGTTCTGAAGCAGCAGCCACCCCgtgcgctgggctgggggctcctCGCTGCCCCCAGGAGCGTCCCGGGGGCTCCCAGCCCCGTCCTTGACCCACCGGGAGGGGTAGGGCTTGGGGGATCCCCCTCTGCAAGCGCTAAGGAGGGACACGCAGCTGTGCCACCAGCCTGGGGACGAGGGCAAAGCAAACTGGAGAAGAGGGGACAAGTCACAGGGAGGCGTCAGCTGCTGCCGGGGACCATCTTCGAGTGCCCTTTCTCATCTGCCCCCCCCTTGCCTGGCTGTCACCGCAATTCCTGTTGGGCTCCCGAGCTCACACCGGATGCTGCCAccacaggcaggagagtggctgcagcactgagcagcagTGGGGTCACTTAGTGGTGGTGTCCAGATCAGGTTGCCACCCTGGATGCCACCTGGAGGCATCCCCACTCCTTCCTAAAGCCCTCGCAGACCCAGCCGGGAGCTTTTCCCCTCTGAAAGCCACCAACTCCAGCAAGAAGCTGAATAAAACaaggaggggctgtggggacatCAGAAAAACAGAGCTGGGACACACAGTGCCCATGAGGAACGAGGTCCGTGCACGGAGGAAGGGCCGTGGAGGCGTTGGGAGCTGCCGGGGATGTCAGGAGCCACGGGCTGGAGGGAGGTTGGGATGTCACACACGCAGCTCCCGccagcagcacctggcacaTCCAGCCTTGGGGTCCGGAGGGACACGCTGTGTCCTTGGGGAGCCGGGGGAGCCCAGCAGGATGCTGCATCTCTGCAGCGCCAGCTTCCTTCTAGAAAGGGCGATAAATGTTGTGAAAACACAGCGAGGCTTTCACCTCGCGCACTGATGGTCACACACGCACGCACACAGGGGTACAAAGTCCACCCGGCACCGACAGATTCCGCCCGCAGTGCGTGTGAACCCACTTCAGCCCCAGCGCCCTCCTTTCGCCACCCGGTGCGGGTGAGGCCACCGGATCTGCCCCAGCcggcagcactgggagctggggggactgggggctgGTGCTGGAAGTTCAGCACCGGCcctggagggaggaaattgtCCCAATCCAGCGACCAATacggcccagcccagctcagcacagcccagtacagcccagtacagcccagtgcagcccagcactgcacgGTCCTTCATGGACCAGTccagcccagcgctgcccagcACAGAAAAGCCCAGTGCAGCCCAGCCAGCCGTGAATCAGCGCTGCCCAGTCCGGTCCATCACAGCTCCCCCCGGTCTCCCCCGGTCCCCGGTCCCGTCCGCCGCCACTGGCGGGCGCGGGGCGCCACCTGCTGGGCCCCGGGAGCACCGTCCGTGCGGCGGCGGGGACGGCGACGCTCGGGGGACACCGCACCGGGCACCCCCCGCCCGGGGGACAGCGCTGCCCATCgctccgtgcctcagtttccccgttGCCAGCGGGCACTGggctggcagaggagcagggctgggagcgggCGCTGGGCTGGCGGCTGTCCCGTGGTCCCCAAGCAGATGGGGTGCCCCGGGATACCCCGGTGTGTCCCGGGGCAGCTCCGGCCCTTCCCTTGCTGGCTTGAGGCTCGGCGGACCCTGCAAAGCTTTGCCAGCTCCTGCACCTGGGAGGGAGCTGGCCCCGGGGCTGTGGTTTCCCAGCCGTGGGGTCCCCGCGAGGGCCCTAAAAATGCGCTCCTGGCCCTTCCACGGCAGCCTTGAGCATCCCAATCCTGCCCGCATGGCCGCGGGGCTGGCGCGGGAGCTGCGGGATCCGGGAATCCCGGTGGAATTCGGGCTGATGTTCCCTTTGTGCTCCGAGCTGTTTCGGCCCCActccccagccaggctgggagcccCGGGCACGTCCCCGGGGTGTCACCAGGTGGAATCCTCCCACCTCAGGGCtgctccctcccttttccctccctgggAAGCACGGGTGAAGCCCTCTCTTCCTCCTTAGGGAACAAATCGCTCTGCACTGAGGGCAGAGACTGAGCTGCCCCAGAGGTTTGTCCTGTCCCAGCACCTGCAGTGACAAGTGGTCACGGCTGGGGACACGGCTGGCACTGCCCCCGGCCGCCTGTTCCAACACCAGCACATCCGCAGGCACAGGAGCGAACCCTCCCGCAGCCTATAGCGCCCGGCCAcgtctccttccttccttccttcctccctccctccctgctgccctctgGGACGCCCCCAGCTTTTCCCAGGGCGAGGCAGGAGCTTGTCCCGGCTTCAAGGGACTCCCGGGTGCTTTGAAGGTGCAAAAGCACCGCTGGAGAGGGCTGGAGGGGCCGCGCAGCCCTTTCATCCCGGCCTCTCCCGGCGCTGGGCAAACACGAGCCGAGAGGCTCTCGCTGCGGCGCCGGCTGCGCAAACAGGGGCTGCGGTGACAGCGACAGAGGGGCCACCCACGGGACAGGGTAACCCGCCGGGGGCTGGCACAGACCCCCAGCCAGCACCCGGGTGCGTGTCcccggcgctggcacagccccgcgGGAGCTGCCGCGGCCCCGCTGGTGGCTGGCACGGCTCCACACATGATGCAAGGGCAACTCCCGGGGCCCCTGTGCCCTTTGCATCCCCActtccagcagggctgggctttgAACCTCGAGACACCAGAGCGCTTCCCCGCAATGGGCAGCCACCCCCCGAGCGTgatgggtgtcccaggggtgtcctgggctggggctctgcctctggcttgtccccatcccgctgcagcagcagccttcGAGCCACTCTGCCATCCCCATGGGAGTCTTGGATGctcagggagggagcagaggctgTGCCAACACATCCTGGCCCCATCTCGTCCCCCTCTGCCTTGTGACACGGTCCCCAGGGTCCCACACAGGAGAGGGGTGggcagcacagggcagctgcCACGTGCAGCCACGCAATGTGTCCCCTTTGTCCCCAAGAAGCTGCTGGGTAGCAGCCACGGAGCCTGGCTGGTGGTTTTTGCAAAATGCCATCCCAAGCCCCTTCGGGCTACAGGAACACCACCAGATGCTGCCCAGCCTGACGGGGAGGGGGACAGTGCCCACAGCCCCGGGCTCgcaccagccccagctccctgggcGTGCAGCCACCCGCTCTGAGCgtgcagagaaaggagaggaaaaggcaCCCCtggttccagccctgctgcctcctcacTCCCTCGACCCATTTTGTCCCTGTCACACCCTGCCCGACAGCAGGAGGTGCCCTGAGCCCTGGAGAAGCTCTGTGGTGTCAGGCAGTGCTATCCCCACGCTCAGGCTGGTCTGTAGTCCCCCAAAAGCTCTGGGATCACCTCGCTGCTGTTTGCCCCCAAGCCCATCCTCCCCATCCTGgctggcccagcctggctgggctgtCTGGTTTCGGGTGCTCTCACACTTGCTCAGATCCTGCTCCGGGCTGTGCCGGATGTGTGACAGCGGGAGGTGTGGGTGGCAGGCGGGATGGCATCGTGCACTGGAGCCCCTGTCCTTCCATGTCCCCAGGGCCAGCGTTTGGGTCCCATCCCCAAAGAGGCCCCAGTGGTGTCCCCAGCTGAGGGATGAGGCCAGGCTGGTGCAGTGTCACTGTCAGAGGGGTATTTGAGGGGTCCTGGTGACAAGGGTGACCCTGTGGGtggcccagccccagccacctGTGGGTCTCTGGAGTCCCCAAgcttggcaggagctgctgcagcgaTATCCCTGCTGGGATCAGCCCTTGGCGGGTCATTTGTCACCGTGAGGATCCCCCAGAGCATCTGCTGAGGAGGAAGGGCTCAACTCCCCCACCAGAAATTGTGCAATACCAGATCTGGGGGAGAAAATCCTCCTAATCCAGAGAAATCCTGGTCTGTCTACTTCTCCTCTTCAGATGCAAGGCTGAGTTCACCTATCTCTGATCTTTCTGCAAAATCTCTGCCTCTCTCTTTGTTCCCATAAATCCGTGTTTGCCCAGGAGGCAGCTCCTGAGAGCTTTGCTCAAGGACAGGAATGCCAAAAGCATTCCCAGGAGCTGAGGAGCCCCTGGGACAAAGGGAGCAGAGCTAATAGTGCTGGGGTCACACACAGTGGGAAGTCTGGTCCCTTCGGGATGGTCACAGTGCCACCTCAGGAgtgccctctgctcctgggcGAGAGGTTTTCTCTGTgaagagggaaactgaggcaggtcTGTGTCCACACCTTGCTCCTCTCTTGCTTCGAGGTATTTTGTGTCACTAATTTGGACACCCTGAAGGCTCACACAGACCCCCATCCCCAGGAGTGGCATCCCTGTGCCACAAGGCAGTGCCAGGGGAGCCCACTGCAGGTGTCTGAGGGGCCAGAAACTGTGAGTCAGTGGTGACACCACCCCAGTGTTCCCGAGAACAGGGagtgcctggagctgctgggccaCCCACCCTGCTCATCTCTCAGGTTCTGCTGCATCCCAGGTCc encodes:
- the MYCL gene encoding protein L-Myc; the protein is MEFDSYQHYFYDHDAQEDFHRSTAPSEDIWKKFELVPTPPLSPLAVPGEKGCCSGAEERSGWLSRYCLSGEEPEYLIGTGQIFGNLSAFILKDCMWSGFSARERLEKAMTEKLSTGTQRATPHKPSFAQDFGFSSSVSECVDPAAVFLCPLAESKIPASSGSEGQSDSEGEEIDVVTVDKRQSLSLRKPVTITLRADPLDPCMKRFHISVHQQQHNYAARSPPDSCPLPESPQQDQEEDEPPGAVEPAPAVVLPEPSLPKPSSSPGSDSEDVAKRKNHNYLERKRRNDLRSRFLALRDQVPGLASCPKTPKVVILSKSSEYLQSLISAERRMAAEKRQLQLRQNQLLKRIAHLKGH